In the genome of Haloarcula sp. CBA1129, one region contains:
- a CDS encoding histidine kinase N-terminal 7TM domain-containing protein, translating into MKLVLVATIGVGVTGGLLAWRERPEPGADPLILLLAGQCWWSATLIFRIEAATLSSKVFWVDVSWIGVAIIPIAWLLFSLEYAGYTEYTARKHILLYSIVPAITVFLGLTSHSHQLLYTNSVIMQENGIATLNRTPGIWFWIIAGYTYLLGLLGALPLLKLVTSQVDPFRGQSLALLIGLLAPCVTNVLFLMGSLPSAGVDPTPIAFAVSGLAYLGALTKFQLFGANPTPIRHARSSLFQQMQQGALVLDTHNHIVDMNERATTALQTTPSEALGRPLEQISPDLSALGSATQAGQTIYRPQGSTQSYDVSESPVTDIHDRTIGRVVTLHDVSSLLRDQQRLEVLHRAFRHNIRTNVQVILGNAAYLATHNSESKAATLQEHAVEINDLGEKVRSVINIFEQSRKERETLSLNSILDECVDSASESYPEVTFEYASGQADCAVDCLFDVVCLNIIQNAAQHNTSSDPVVAVKVEQDGEYVQVTVQDNGPGIDSNELALVEHGSETPLKHGSGFGLALVLWGTDIAGGTVDIESSDSTGTTVTLRIPVLSSE; encoded by the coding sequence ATGAAGCTGGTGCTGGTCGCCACGATTGGGGTCGGCGTTACGGGTGGCCTCCTCGCCTGGAGAGAGCGCCCCGAACCCGGCGCCGACCCACTTATTCTGCTACTGGCAGGCCAGTGCTGGTGGTCTGCGACGTTGATATTTCGGATTGAGGCAGCGACCCTGAGTTCGAAAGTTTTCTGGGTTGACGTCTCGTGGATCGGTGTTGCAATCATCCCGATCGCGTGGCTACTTTTTTCGCTCGAATACGCCGGCTATACCGAGTATACGGCCCGTAAGCACATCCTGCTCTATTCAATCGTCCCCGCTATTACCGTCTTCCTAGGGCTCACGAGCCACTCCCACCAGTTGCTGTACACCAATTCTGTCATCATGCAGGAAAACGGGATTGCGACGTTGAACAGGACGCCGGGTATCTGGTTTTGGATTATCGCTGGCTATACGTACCTTCTGGGCCTTCTCGGGGCTCTTCCGCTGTTGAAACTCGTCACGAGTCAGGTGGATCCGTTCCGCGGCCAGAGCTTAGCCCTCCTTATTGGCCTCCTTGCGCCCTGCGTGACGAACGTCCTCTTTTTGATGGGGTCACTCCCATCTGCCGGTGTCGATCCGACACCGATTGCCTTTGCTGTGTCAGGTCTCGCGTATTTAGGCGCACTCACCAAGTTCCAACTCTTCGGTGCAAATCCGACACCGATCCGCCATGCTCGAAGTTCGCTGTTTCAGCAGATGCAGCAAGGGGCTCTCGTGTTGGATACGCACAATCATATCGTCGACATGAATGAGAGGGCGACTACTGCCCTGCAAACAACACCGAGTGAAGCCCTTGGCCGACCACTTGAGCAAATCAGTCCGGATCTATCAGCGCTCGGTAGCGCAACACAGGCCGGGCAAACGATTTATCGTCCCCAGGGATCGACCCAGTCGTACGATGTTTCTGAAAGCCCTGTTACAGACATTCATGATCGGACTATCGGCCGCGTCGTTACGCTCCATGATGTGAGTTCCCTTCTGCGCGACCAGCAACGACTGGAGGTTCTCCACCGGGCCTTCCGGCACAACATCCGAACAAACGTGCAGGTCATCCTCGGCAATGCTGCGTATCTAGCCACGCACAACAGTGAGTCGAAAGCCGCAACCTTACAAGAACACGCCGTCGAGATAAATGACCTCGGCGAGAAAGTCCGGTCAGTTATTAATATCTTTGAACAGAGTCGGAAGGAGCGAGAGACTCTCAGCCTGAACTCTATCCTTGACGAATGTGTCGATTCGGCCAGCGAATCGTATCCCGAGGTCACGTTCGAGTATGCTTCCGGACAGGCCGATTGCGCGGTGGATTGTCTGTTTGACGTCGTCTGTCTGAATATCATTCAAAACGCCGCTCAACACAACACCTCCTCCGATCCTGTGGTAGCAGTCAAAGTTGAACAGGACGGCGAATACGTTCAAGTCACTGTTCAGGACAACGGCCCCGGTATTGACTCCAACGAACTCGCTCTCGTAGAACATGGCTCGGAAACACCGCTAAAACACGGGAGCGGATTCGGGCTTGCGCTGGTTTTGTGGGGAACCGATATCGCAGGTGGGACAGTCGATATCGAGTCAAGTGACTCGACCGGAACGACTGTCACTCTACGGATTCCAGTTCTCTCATCAGAGTAA
- a CDS encoding permease: MSGYRDTLTSLYREYVGEPAKERDIYVGFGLFFAGVTLAIVGFCLFLYSNVLESGSTLYWQIREVALVVGFIGLPSVLLSVVVLLPVGFKTRIVSAAGTLFCLAATIILVDVFPYGWTNSGGINGSVWTISVYATGLVMLAASTGAALVAHYLEKATSTGESTEPVESAESESESVSKADVDNDIEQALEGAELSWGGVEQQPKTKRLNLDMPETDSDLDRTAIENSEATTTRADSNDVDDAVDGLRQLQGGQSKTERSAGTEDQVNALTQFRNEQGEDDDVETGVKEQQGIVSRLRSWFFE, translated from the coding sequence GTGTCGGGCTATCGTGACACGCTTACATCGCTTTATCGCGAATATGTCGGTGAACCAGCCAAAGAGCGAGACATCTATGTTGGATTTGGCCTCTTCTTCGCTGGGGTCACGCTTGCCATCGTCGGATTCTGCCTCTTTCTGTACAGTAACGTTCTAGAATCCGGGAGCACACTGTACTGGCAGATTCGTGAGGTTGCGCTCGTCGTCGGGTTCATCGGACTGCCCTCCGTGCTGTTGAGCGTCGTCGTGCTCCTCCCGGTCGGTTTCAAAACTCGGATCGTTAGTGCCGCTGGCACGTTATTCTGTCTCGCCGCAACCATAATTCTGGTTGATGTCTTTCCGTATGGATGGACGAATAGTGGCGGAATCAACGGTAGCGTCTGGACAATCAGCGTTTACGCCACTGGGCTGGTCATGCTTGCGGCCTCGACAGGGGCGGCGCTGGTTGCACACTACCTCGAGAAAGCGACAAGCACAGGCGAGTCAACTGAACCGGTTGAGTCGGCCGAGAGCGAGTCTGAGTCTGTCAGCAAAGCAGATGTGGACAACGATATCGAACAGGCACTAGAAGGGGCGGAACTATCGTGGGGTGGCGTCGAACAGCAGCCCAAAACTAAGCGGTTAAATCTGGATATGCCAGAAACGGACTCGGACCTCGATCGGACGGCTATCGAGAATTCTGAGGCAACCACGACCCGAGCCGACAGCAATGATGTTGATGACGCGGTGGATGGGCTCAGGCAGCTACAGGGTGGCCAATCAAAGACTGAGCGAAGCGCCGGCACCGAAGATCAGGTCAACGCTCTCACGCAGTTTCGAAATGAGCAGGGCGAAGATGACGATGTGGAAACCGGTGTCAAAGAGCAACAAGGCATTGTTAGTCGTCTTCGGTCATGGTTTTTTGAATAA
- a CDS encoding PAS domain S-box protein has product MSQSAEISVLHVDDDPDIADLTADMLAEQAGQFTIETAMSASEGLYRLAESDVDCIVSDYQMPGRNGIEFLETVREEYPDIPFILYTGEGSEAVASDAISAGVTDYLQKETGTGQYTVLANRIHNAVEKRRSERAHQRHLEAIKTAHEGISILDEQGYFRYVNEAYADLYRYDPQELVGKHWEVVYPADEVNLAHEEILPTVEETGSWSGITTGLRSDGSTFREDHRVAATDHNELVCTVQDITERKQREQELGRTSTVLRTIIDNLPMGVLVEDADSNVLMANDQLGETLGMSRTGDELIGRDCGTAAHEVKDLFADPERFINDITERLEQREPVQNKELSLADGRILERDYVPYSLPSGEGNLWLYREATERKHREQKLNTRLKAMEASIDGIGLLNSDGEYSYINEAHADIYGYDDPETFIGETWRMCYDDATVAHFEEEIVPKLRETGRWRGEATGTRRDGSTFPQELSLAVTDEDQIICIVRDITERKEHEETLEQLHDATRDLLTATSTEEVATIASETATQVLKHPMNGVHLYDAEADALVPAICSDETRDLLGGPPPTLDLNDSLAGQVYQAGDPQNYPDLQDIEDTIIADTPFRSEYICPLGAHGVFIVSSQTPDAFDATDRALTEVFSANVEAAFDHVEQRQQLERERDRLDKFASIISHDLRNPLSVATGHLELVQMECDCDRLDEIAQAHSRMERLIDEILTLAQEGEVVDTPEAVNLADVVGDCWRSIETGDATFTVETTQTLQADPNRLRQLLKNLLQNAVQHGAEGEVIIGEITEGGFYIADDGPGIPVDERETVFEAGYSNTADGTGFGMNIVQEIVEAHGWDITITESRAGGARIEITTLSEQTSD; this is encoded by the coding sequence GTGAGCCAATCAGCAGAGATTTCAGTTCTTCATGTTGATGACGACCCTGATATTGCGGACCTGACAGCCGATATGCTTGCAGAACAAGCAGGCCAGTTTACCATCGAGACGGCAATGAGCGCAAGCGAAGGTCTATACCGACTTGCCGAAAGTGACGTTGACTGTATTGTGAGCGACTACCAGATGCCTGGCCGGAATGGCATTGAGTTCCTTGAAACGGTACGCGAAGAGTACCCTGATATACCGTTTATCCTCTATACTGGCGAAGGGAGTGAGGCCGTCGCAAGTGACGCAATTTCAGCCGGTGTCACGGACTACCTACAAAAAGAAACCGGGACCGGACAGTACACTGTCTTGGCAAACAGGATTCACAATGCGGTGGAGAAGCGACGGAGTGAACGGGCTCACCAGCGACACCTCGAAGCTATTAAAACGGCCCACGAAGGTATCAGCATCCTCGATGAACAGGGCTACTTTCGCTACGTCAATGAGGCATATGCCGACCTTTACCGGTATGATCCTCAAGAGTTGGTCGGCAAGCACTGGGAAGTAGTCTACCCTGCTGACGAGGTGAATCTCGCCCATGAAGAGATATTGCCAACGGTCGAAGAAACGGGCTCTTGGTCTGGGATAACGACTGGACTCCGGTCCGATGGGAGCACGTTCCGCGAGGACCATCGAGTCGCTGCAACCGATCACAATGAACTCGTCTGTACCGTGCAGGATATCACCGAACGCAAACAGCGCGAGCAAGAGCTTGGTCGGACAAGTACCGTTCTCCGGACGATCATTGATAATCTTCCAATGGGCGTGCTGGTTGAAGATGCTGACAGCAACGTGCTCATGGCAAATGACCAGTTGGGGGAAACACTTGGCATGTCACGCACTGGTGATGAACTCATTGGGCGCGACTGCGGCACAGCAGCCCATGAGGTCAAAGATCTGTTTGCCGACCCTGAAAGATTCATTAACGACATAACGGAGCGACTTGAGCAGCGGGAGCCCGTTCAAAACAAAGAACTAAGCCTCGCTGATGGTCGCATACTCGAACGAGACTACGTGCCGTACAGCCTACCCAGCGGTGAGGGGAACCTGTGGCTGTACCGCGAAGCAACAGAACGGAAGCATCGTGAGCAGAAACTAAATACCCGCCTCAAGGCCATGGAAGCCTCGATTGATGGAATCGGGCTACTCAACAGTGATGGTGAGTACAGTTACATCAACGAAGCCCACGCTGACATCTATGGGTATGATGATCCAGAGACTTTTATCGGCGAGACGTGGCGGATGTGCTACGACGACGCGACAGTAGCTCATTTCGAGGAAGAAATCGTTCCGAAACTGCGTGAGACCGGCCGTTGGCGCGGCGAAGCCACCGGTACCCGCAGAGATGGAAGTACATTCCCACAGGAGCTGTCCCTTGCAGTCACTGACGAGGATCAAATAATATGTATTGTCCGTGACATTACAGAGCGCAAAGAACATGAAGAGACATTGGAACAATTACATGATGCCACACGGGATCTGCTGACGGCAACGAGCACTGAAGAGGTGGCGACGATTGCGTCTGAAACCGCTACACAGGTCCTGAAACATCCGATGAACGGCGTCCATCTATACGACGCAGAAGCGGACGCACTCGTCCCCGCGATATGCTCAGATGAGACGAGAGACCTCCTCGGTGGCCCGCCACCTACACTTGATCTTAATGACAGCTTAGCAGGACAAGTCTACCAAGCGGGGGACCCACAGAACTATCCCGATCTTCAAGACATCGAAGACACGATTATTGCTGACACGCCGTTTCGCAGTGAATACATTTGTCCGCTTGGGGCCCACGGCGTGTTTATCGTCTCGTCACAAACGCCAGACGCGTTCGACGCTACTGATAGAGCACTCACCGAGGTCTTCAGTGCCAATGTCGAAGCCGCCTTTGACCACGTTGAGCAGCGACAGCAACTGGAGCGTGAACGTGACAGGCTAGATAAATTCGCTAGCATTATTTCTCACGATCTTCGCAACCCATTGAGCGTTGCAACGGGACACTTGGAATTAGTGCAGATGGAGTGTGATTGCGACCGTCTTGATGAGATTGCTCAGGCACACAGCAGGATGGAGAGACTTATTGACGAAATCTTAACGCTTGCTCAAGAGGGCGAAGTCGTTGACACACCGGAAGCAGTTAATCTCGCTGACGTGGTTGGCGACTGCTGGCGGAGCATTGAAACAGGCGACGCGACATTCACGGTCGAGACGACGCAAACGCTTCAAGCTGATCCGAACCGACTGCGGCAACTACTAAAAAACCTGCTTCAAAATGCGGTCCAACACGGTGCTGAAGGAGAAGTTATCATCGGTGAGATAACTGAGGGCGGCTTCTACATCGCCGATGACGGCCCGGGCATTCCAGTGGATGAACGCGAGACCGTCTTCGAGGCTGGGTATTCAAATACAGCTGACGGGACGGGGTTCGGGATGAACATCGTACAGGAAATTGTTGAGGCGCACGGATGGGACATCACGATTACCGAGAGTAGGGCTGGTGGAGCACGAATAGAGATTACAACGCTGAGTGAACAGACCAGTGACTGA
- a CDS encoding universal stress protein, with protein MRALCATDLSAASEAAIENETCLECLGRIGIDTIHLVTVVPANVHSGMPGVDFDGRRQRGLDRYRTVIEGAGFDVETHVVRGTPYRRINGIAETVQADMSVVGSRGQSPLENRIIGSTARNLARTTVVPLLVNRIERATDDPDVLREHLFQRILFATDFSEHADRAFDAFSYLRHATEEATLVHVQSPKDEGADAGIDPRERLAEHASTLENWDIETRTEVRQGDPADEILAVEAEGTPSTVLVGAKGRSRIRRLLLGSVSEEIVARAAGNVFLVPPPRAV; from the coding sequence ATGAGGGCCCTGTGTGCGACCGACCTATCGGCCGCCAGTGAGGCTGCAATAGAGAACGAAACCTGTCTCGAATGTCTGGGACGTATCGGAATCGATACGATTCATCTCGTGACAGTTGTTCCGGCAAACGTCCATTCCGGGATGCCCGGCGTGGACTTCGACGGGCGCCGTCAGCGGGGGTTAGATCGGTATCGAACCGTGATAGAAGGGGCGGGATTCGACGTCGAGACCCACGTTGTCCGTGGAACGCCGTATCGCCGTATCAACGGTATCGCCGAGACCGTTCAGGCCGACATGTCAGTCGTCGGGTCACGGGGCCAGAGCCCGCTAGAGAACCGTATCATCGGCTCGACCGCACGCAACCTCGCACGGACCACTGTCGTTCCACTGCTGGTCAACCGCATCGAACGGGCGACCGACGACCCCGACGTCCTCCGCGAACACCTCTTTCAGCGAATCCTCTTCGCGACAGATTTTTCCGAGCACGCTGACCGAGCGTTCGACGCCTTCTCATACCTCCGCCACGCAACCGAGGAGGCAACGCTCGTTCACGTCCAGTCGCCGAAAGACGAGGGAGCTGACGCCGGTATCGACCCGCGTGAGCGGCTAGCCGAGCACGCGAGCACGCTCGAAAACTGGGATATCGAGACGCGAACCGAGGTCCGGCAAGGCGACCCCGCTGACGAAATCCTCGCCGTCGAAGCGGAGGGAACGCCGTCGACAGTCCTCGTCGGAGCAAAGGGGCGAAGCCGCATCCGGCGACTCCTGCTGGGCAGCGTCTCGGAGGAGATTGTCGCACGGGCAGCGGGGAACGTTTTCCTCGTCCCGCCGCCCCGGGCAGTGTGA
- a CDS encoding UbiA family prenyltransferase, whose protein sequence is MPTDAQNSGKQPDIESVRNRSLITRLSTLTRPVRNLFLYSSVYLAVIAMAEVVLVSKLLALPLTPAPVVAGLLTFAVYGNDRLTDLETDAKTAPARTAFVRRYQDGFYVLAAIAYGLAVALSVLGGPISFGLSLLPGVFWILYACDWIPSLPSGTQRLKEVFLLNSTLVAVAWALIIVCLPLTYAGAAASPAVGVVFLFFVLATFVNTEIPNVRDKEGDSEIGVRTLPVVVGVRWTKYILYGITTLTAVLLGVAFVANIINFSEAVVLLVSLLFLNGVIFCLNRTENDSALAVAAECTRLPAFVIVVLPLLSQ, encoded by the coding sequence ATGCCGACCGATGCACAAAATTCAGGCAAACAGCCTGACATAGAATCCGTGAGGAACCGCTCTCTGATTACAAGACTATCTACACTGACGAGACCAGTCAGGAATCTATTTCTCTACAGTTCCGTATATCTCGCAGTTATTGCGATGGCAGAAGTAGTCCTTGTGAGTAAGCTACTGGCACTCCCGCTAACACCCGCTCCGGTCGTGGCAGGACTGCTCACGTTCGCGGTGTATGGCAACGACCGATTGACAGATCTCGAAACTGATGCGAAAACGGCCCCCGCACGGACTGCCTTCGTGCGACGATATCAGGATGGGTTCTACGTTCTGGCGGCTATCGCATACGGCCTCGCGGTAGCCCTGTCTGTCTTAGGTGGCCCCATCAGCTTTGGTCTATCGCTGTTACCGGGTGTGTTCTGGATTCTCTACGCCTGCGACTGGATCCCTAGCCTTCCGAGCGGTACCCAGCGATTGAAGGAGGTCTTCCTTCTCAATTCAACTCTCGTCGCTGTAGCTTGGGCGCTCATAATTGTGTGCTTGCCGCTAACGTACGCAGGTGCCGCCGCTTCTCCAGCGGTCGGTGTCGTGTTCCTGTTCTTTGTATTGGCGACGTTCGTCAATACAGAGATCCCGAATGTGCGCGACAAGGAGGGTGACAGCGAAATCGGTGTCCGGACGCTCCCGGTTGTGGTCGGTGTTCGCTGGACTAAGTATATTCTCTACGGAATCACGACTCTGACAGCGGTCCTGCTCGGTGTTGCGTTTGTCGCAAATATCATCAATTTCAGCGAAGCAGTCGTCCTTTTAGTTAGTTTGCTCTTCCTGAATGGCGTCATCTTCTGTCTTAACCGAACCGAAAACGACAGTGCACTTGCGGTCGCAGCGGAGTGTACTCGCTTACCAGCGTTCGTTATTGTGGTCCTTCCGCTGCTCAGTCAGTAG
- a CDS encoding sulfite exporter TauE/SafE family protein → MLDSLPDGLGILGTSPEMLALFVGFGLVVGVLFGFFGMGGSFLVTPALLMLDYPAPVAVGSGMAFVFGTAVIATLKHHDLGQVDYKLGVIMITGTTIGIEVGRASVYYLESLGLAGGIISVAYVVLLGGVGAMVTRDALKGDADSGLDHEATDQELSEYEIPEIARTIQQTVRIPPMVTLRGDVRVSAWVITAVAFATGLLSGFLGVGGGFIRMPAMIYAIGVPVPVAVGTDLFEIVFSGGLGSYLYGQGGGVDLGIVVPLLFGSALGARIGSAATAVVDADGIKIYFGGMLLVGAIAVGVGEVGSYIGSPTLELIGLVLVIGAAVVVALAILYTAISSLRVTHRQQTSAAD, encoded by the coding sequence ATGCTCGATAGCCTCCCCGACGGACTCGGAATCCTGGGGACGAGTCCCGAGATGCTGGCGTTGTTCGTCGGTTTCGGGCTCGTTGTCGGAGTTCTGTTCGGCTTCTTCGGTATGGGTGGGTCGTTCCTCGTTACCCCCGCCCTGCTGATGCTAGATTACCCGGCACCCGTTGCGGTCGGTAGCGGGATGGCGTTCGTCTTTGGGACGGCTGTCATCGCGACCCTGAAGCACCACGATCTCGGCCAAGTCGACTACAAGCTCGGCGTGATTATGATTACTGGGACGACCATCGGCATTGAGGTCGGACGCGCCAGCGTTTACTACCTCGAATCGCTGGGACTTGCCGGTGGTATCATCAGTGTCGCATACGTCGTCCTCCTCGGCGGCGTCGGTGCCATGGTTACCCGTGACGCCCTGAAAGGTGACGCTGACAGTGGCCTTGACCACGAGGCGACTGACCAGGAACTCAGCGAGTACGAGATTCCCGAAATCGCGAGGACCATCCAGCAGACGGTTCGGATCCCACCGATGGTGACGCTTCGCGGTGATGTCCGCGTTTCCGCGTGGGTCATTACGGCTGTCGCCTTCGCGACCGGCCTCTTGTCGGGCTTTCTGGGCGTCGGTGGTGGCTTCATTCGGATGCCCGCAATGATCTACGCGATCGGCGTCCCTGTGCCGGTGGCTGTTGGGACGGACCTCTTCGAGATCGTCTTCTCCGGCGGCCTCGGGAGTTACCTCTATGGACAGGGCGGCGGCGTCGACCTCGGTATCGTCGTTCCGCTCCTGTTCGGGAGCGCACTCGGTGCCCGTATCGGCTCTGCAGCGACCGCTGTTGTCGACGCCGACGGCATCAAGATATATTTCGGCGGGATGTTACTGGTCGGTGCCATCGCGGTGGGTGTCGGGGAAGTCGGCTCCTACATCGGCAGCCCGACCCTCGAACTGATCGGACTGGTGCTCGTCATCGGTGCGGCAGTCGTCGTCGCTCTCGCGATCCTCTATACGGCGATATCTTCACTCCGTGTGACGCATCGCCAGCAGACTTCGGCTGCGGATTAG
- a CDS encoding DUF2892 domain-containing protein, whose protein sequence is MDRNVGATDKRVRIGLGAIAGLVSIAILAGVLSLPLLVAPVLGLGAVILLVTGLTGFCGLYSLLGMDTCPADTR, encoded by the coding sequence ATGGACAGAAATGTCGGTGCTACGGACAAGCGCGTCAGAATCGGATTGGGTGCCATCGCCGGGCTCGTCTCGATTGCGATACTGGCGGGCGTACTCTCGCTCCCGTTACTGGTAGCTCCTGTTCTGGGACTCGGTGCAGTGATACTGCTCGTGACCGGTCTGACGGGGTTCTGTGGCCTGTACTCGCTACTCGGTATGGACACATGTCCAGCCGACACCCGGTGA
- a CDS encoding bile acid:sodium symporter family protein → MSRAASKYFVVWVIVLAGLALLRPEPFVPVLNYVSPLLGLIMLGMGLTLQPADFRRLVEEPVDIGIGAVTQWLVMPAAAYGLYVLLDLPDAVGIGLILVGAAPGGTASNVMTYLGRGDVALSVAITTLTTLAAPLVMPAWVVFTLGEQINVTFAEMFQSIIQIVIVPVLLGFTIRYSLDRYSPKAAEIGTDVFPVISVAAIVAIVAGVVGANVDNILTAGLLVVVAVVAHNAIGLGSGYGVGRATGMSKDRVRTCAFEVGLQNSGLAVALATTLFEPAAALIPALFSVWHNITGPALASLFSWQDDGQKSAAAVPNDD, encoded by the coding sequence GTGAGTCGGGCTGCGAGCAAATACTTCGTTGTCTGGGTTATCGTGCTGGCGGGGCTTGCTCTCCTCAGGCCAGAGCCGTTCGTCCCAGTGTTGAACTATGTGTCCCCGCTGCTCGGGCTAATCATGCTTGGGATGGGCCTGACTCTCCAGCCAGCGGACTTTCGCCGGCTTGTCGAGGAACCGGTGGATATCGGTATCGGCGCTGTCACGCAGTGGCTGGTGATGCCTGCCGCTGCGTACGGACTGTATGTCCTGCTTGATCTGCCAGACGCTGTCGGTATCGGTCTCATTCTGGTTGGTGCCGCCCCCGGTGGAACCGCATCGAACGTGATGACGTATCTCGGTCGGGGCGACGTGGCCCTCTCCGTCGCAATCACGACGCTTACGACCCTTGCAGCACCGCTCGTGATGCCGGCTTGGGTGGTGTTTACTCTCGGCGAGCAGATCAACGTCACCTTTGCCGAGATGTTCCAGAGCATCATTCAGATCGTCATCGTTCCGGTGTTGCTCGGGTTTACGATCCGGTATTCCTTGGACCGGTATTCACCCAAAGCCGCCGAAATCGGAACTGACGTGTTCCCGGTTATCAGTGTCGCCGCCATCGTTGCGATTGTCGCTGGTGTCGTTGGCGCGAACGTGGACAACATTCTCACGGCTGGTCTGCTTGTGGTCGTGGCGGTCGTTGCGCACAACGCTATCGGGCTCGGCTCGGGATACGGCGTCGGTCGCGCAACGGGGATGTCGAAAGACCGCGTTCGGACCTGTGCGTTCGAAGTGGGTCTCCAAAACAGTGGTCTAGCCGTCGCGCTGGCGACGACGCTGTTTGAGCCCGCGGCTGCACTCATCCCCGCGCTGTTCAGCGTCTGGCACAACATCACGGGGCCGGCGCTGGCAAGCCTCTTTAGCTGGCAGGACGACGGGCAAAAATCGGCTGCAGCTGTGCCGAACGACGACTGA